A single Brevundimonas sp. SL130 DNA region contains:
- a CDS encoding response regulator transcription factor, which yields MRVLLVEDDVDLSRQLKAALSDAGYAVDHAPDGEEAHYLGENEPYDVVVLDLGLPKIDGVSVLERWRREGKTTPVLILTARGAWSDKVAGFDAGADDYLTKPFHTEELLARLRALLRRSAGIASATLACGGLRLDPRAARASVNGEPLRLTSLEYRLLHYMMMHQGRVISRTELVEHLYDQDFDRDSNTIEVFIGRLRKKVGPDRIETVRGLGYRLTPLAGESEAA from the coding sequence ATGCGTGTCCTTCTCGTCGAAGACGACGTCGATCTGTCGCGCCAGTTGAAGGCCGCCCTGTCCGACGCCGGCTATGCCGTGGACCACGCCCCCGACGGCGAGGAAGCCCATTATCTGGGCGAGAACGAGCCCTATGACGTGGTCGTCCTGGACCTGGGCCTGCCCAAGATCGACGGGGTGTCGGTGCTGGAGCGCTGGCGGCGCGAGGGCAAGACCACGCCGGTGCTGATCCTGACCGCGCGCGGCGCCTGGTCGGACAAGGTGGCGGGCTTCGACGCCGGCGCCGACGACTATCTGACCAAGCCCTTCCACACCGAGGAGCTGCTGGCGCGCCTGCGGGCCCTGCTGCGCCGCTCGGCCGGCATCGCCTCGGCGACCCTGGCGTGCGGCGGCCTAAGGCTGGACCCGCGCGCGGCCCGCGCCAGCGTCAATGGCGAGCCGCTGCGGCTGACCTCGCTGGAGTACCGGCTGCTTCACTATATGATGATGCACCAGGGCCGGGTCATCAGCCGCACCGAACTGGTCGAGCACCTGTACGATCAGGACTTCGACCGCGACTCCAACACCATCGAGGTCTTCATCGGCCGGCTGCGCAAGAAGGTCGGGCCGGACCGGATCGAGACCGTGCGCGGCCTTGGCTATCGGCTGACGCCCCTGGCCGGCGAGTCCGAGGCGGCGTGA
- a CDS encoding DsbA family oxidoreductase, whose amino-acid sequence MTQAVPTKTLKIDFVSDVVCPWCVVGLGGLETALAKLEGEGIGADIAFQPFELNPQIAPEGENIVEHIGRKYGATPEQSAANRAMIRERAADAWKDLKSSISGGSGFDMRMTDDSRIWNTFDAHRLLHWAHETAPDKQKALKQALFTAHFTENRNLTDAGVLTMAAEAAGLDRAEAGEVLASGRYAQDVRGAEDLWRSRGITSVPAVVVEGKYLISGGQPAAAFEEALRKIAAEV is encoded by the coding sequence ATGACCCAAGCCGTTCCGACCAAGACCCTGAAGATCGACTTCGTTTCCGACGTGGTCTGCCCCTGGTGCGTGGTCGGTCTGGGCGGGCTGGAGACGGCGCTGGCCAAGCTGGAGGGCGAGGGGATCGGCGCCGACATCGCCTTTCAGCCCTTCGAGCTGAATCCCCAGATCGCGCCCGAGGGTGAGAACATCGTCGAGCATATCGGCCGCAAATACGGCGCCACCCCGGAACAGTCGGCCGCCAACCGCGCCATGATCCGCGAGCGGGCCGCCGATGCTTGGAAAGACCTGAAATCTTCGATTTCAGGTGGGAGCGGCTTCGACATGCGCATGACCGACGACAGCCGCATCTGGAACACCTTCGACGCCCACCGCCTGCTGCACTGGGCGCACGAGACCGCGCCCGACAAGCAGAAGGCGCTGAAACAGGCCCTGTTCACGGCCCACTTCACCGAGAACCGCAACCTGACCGACGCCGGCGTCCTGACCATGGCCGCCGAGGCCGCCGGCCTGGACCGGGCCGAGGCGGGCGAGGTCCTGGCCTCGGGCCGCTACGCCCAGGACGTGCGCGGGGCCGAGGACCTGTGGCGGTCGCGGGGGATCACCTCGGTCCCGGCGGTGGTGGTCGAGGGCAAATATCTGATCAGCGGCGGCCAGCCGGCGGCGGCGTTCGAAGAGGCCCTGAGGAAGATCGCGGCCGAGGTCTGA
- a CDS encoding IS110 family transposase codes for MTQDRVFVGIDVSKARLDVALTTGEAWSVSNDRAGWRALADQLQTIRPEAVGLEPSGGYERGLVEALTQAGLAVRRVEAGRVRAFAGVLGLKAKTDLIDAQLIARFVQTLPGRTVEPNARAQALAELVDARRALCEEQVRVRNQAEQVRDPMLRRMAARRLNRMKADVVLLEKRLAATVAADPDLAERDRLMRSVPGVGPVLSWTLMAHLPELGRLSHKQIAALVGVAPYDRQSGSLKGRSMIRGGDAPWSATSPIWPH; via the coding sequence ATGACACAGGATAGAGTGTTTGTCGGCATTGATGTGAGCAAGGCGAGGCTGGATGTCGCCTTGACGACGGGCGAGGCCTGGTCGGTGAGCAATGATCGGGCGGGCTGGCGCGCCTTAGCCGACCAGCTCCAGACGATCCGGCCTGAAGCCGTCGGGCTAGAGCCTTCGGGCGGCTACGAACGGGGCCTGGTCGAGGCCTTGACGCAGGCCGGCCTTGCGGTGCGGCGGGTGGAGGCCGGTCGGGTCCGCGCCTTCGCGGGTGTTCTGGGCCTGAAGGCCAAGACCGATCTGATCGACGCCCAGCTGATCGCCCGCTTCGTCCAGACCCTGCCGGGACGGACGGTGGAGCCCAACGCCCGCGCCCAGGCTCTGGCTGAGTTGGTCGATGCCCGCCGCGCCCTGTGCGAGGAACAGGTTCGGGTCCGCAATCAAGCCGAACAGGTGCGCGACCCGATGCTGCGTCGCATGGCCGCCCGCCGCCTGAACCGGATGAAGGCCGACGTCGTGCTGCTGGAGAAGCGTCTGGCCGCCACCGTCGCCGCCGATCCCGACCTGGCCGAGCGCGACAGGTTGATGCGCTCGGTCCCCGGCGTCGGCCCGGTGTTGAGCTGGACCCTGATGGCCCACCTGCCCGAACTTGGTCGGCTGAGCCACAAGCAGATCGCCGCCCTCGTCGGCGTCGCCCCCTATGACCGCCAGAGCGGATCCTTGAAGGGCCGAAGCATGATCCGAGGCGGGGACGCGCCGTGGTCCGCAACGTCGCCTATATGGCCGCACTGA
- a CDS encoding AAA family ATPase: MPTLVLLAGPNGAGKTTFINRFLRQRAEAFQFVNPDEVARGLTGGGAARDLAAGRLVLERLDALFVERADVVLETTLATRSHAPRIRRFKAAGYRVELIYLRPPSADFSVARVARRVAQGGHGIPEDTLRRRFALSLDYLETVYKPLVDSWEVYASSDEETELLDWGPK; this comes from the coding sequence ATGCCCACCCTCGTCCTCCTCGCCGGACCCAACGGCGCCGGCAAGACCACCTTTATCAACCGCTTCCTGCGTCAGCGGGCGGAGGCCTTCCAGTTCGTGAACCCGGATGAGGTCGCGCGCGGCCTGACGGGCGGAGGCGCAGCGCGCGATCTGGCGGCCGGGCGGCTGGTGCTGGAGCGGCTGGACGCCCTGTTCGTCGAGCGGGCGGACGTAGTGCTGGAGACGACCCTGGCCACCCGCTCCCACGCCCCACGCATCCGCCGTTTCAAGGCCGCCGGATACAGGGTTGAACTGATCTATCTGCGTCCGCCCTCTGCGGACTTCTCCGTCGCCCGCGTGGCGCGCCGCGTGGCTCAAGGCGGTCACGGCATACCGGAAGACACGCTGCGCCGACGTTTCGCGCTCAGCCTCGACTATCTGGAGACGGTCTACAAACCGCTGGTGGACTCGTGGGAGGTCTATGCAAGTAGCGACGAGGAGACCGAACTGCTAGATTGGGGTCCGAAATGA
- a CDS encoding sensor histidine kinase: MSEAATPELPSGDRRADWGRYLGRPGRSLTRRLIWLASAWILVALVIAAIVLTQAFQESALRRLGDMLDETIDEIVVAASRTGEGEVVPQIQDARTLRLLSGKYWQILEVRPDGTMVSIARSTSLWTYDLALPADLPPRLDRAFGKVITYNTRGPKNDPTTREPLRVAASMKSIPRRDNPVIFLAAIDRSEVDADTRQFATVTWVALLILGLGLVSAVFIQVQVGLRPLYDLRNEIAAVRHGKAARIGRSYPLEIQPLAEQVNRLLDHNQEVVDRQRTHVGNLAHALKTPISVMLAEAGTAEGALPELVRRQTKVMQGQVDHHLRRARAAARAAHGLGETTPVPEVLDELAVMIEQVFRDKGAEIDWRAPDDLAFLGERQDLQEILGNLIENAAKFSTRRVRVSAGPSGLGQMIVVVEDDGPGLPADQRETVMKRGARLDESAPGSGLGLSIVEDLTRAYGGRLTLGDSDMGGLKVVLELPAAQAG; this comes from the coding sequence GTGAGCGAGGCGGCGACGCCCGAGCTTCCCTCTGGCGATCGACGCGCCGACTGGGGCCGCTATCTGGGTCGTCCCGGCCGATCCCTGACGCGCCGGCTGATCTGGTTGGCCTCGGCCTGGATCCTGGTGGCCCTGGTGATCGCCGCCATCGTCCTGACCCAGGCCTTCCAGGAATCGGCCCTGCGGCGACTGGGCGACATGCTGGACGAGACCATCGACGAGATCGTGGTGGCGGCCAGCCGCACCGGCGAGGGCGAGGTCGTGCCCCAGATCCAGGACGCCCGCACCCTGCGGCTGCTGTCGGGCAAATACTGGCAGATCCTGGAGGTTCGGCCGGACGGGACCATGGTCAGCATCGCCCGCTCGACCTCGCTGTGGACCTATGACCTGGCCCTGCCGGCCGATCTGCCGCCCCGGCTGGACAGGGCGTTTGGGAAGGTGATCACCTACAACACCCGGGGCCCCAAGAACGACCCGACCACGCGCGAGCCGCTGCGGGTCGCGGCCAGCATGAAGTCCATTCCCCGGCGCGACAACCCGGTCATCTTCTTAGCCGCCATCGACCGGTCCGAGGTGGACGCCGACACGCGCCAGTTCGCCACCGTCACCTGGGTCGCCCTGCTGATCCTGGGCCTAGGCCTGGTGTCGGCGGTCTTTATTCAGGTCCAGGTCGGCTTGCGGCCCCTCTATGACCTGCGCAACGAGATCGCGGCCGTGCGCCACGGCAAGGCGGCGCGGATCGGGCGGTCCTATCCGCTGGAGATCCAGCCCCTGGCCGAACAGGTCAACCGGCTGCTGGACCATAACCAGGAGGTGGTGGATCGCCAGCGCACCCATGTCGGCAACCTGGCCCACGCGCTGAAGACCCCGATCTCGGTCATGCTGGCCGAGGCCGGGACCGCCGAGGGCGCCCTGCCCGAACTGGTGCGGCGTCAGACCAAGGTGATGCAAGGCCAGGTCGACCACCATCTGCGCCGCGCCCGCGCCGCCGCCCGCGCCGCCCACGGCCTGGGCGAGACCACCCCCGTGCCCGAGGTGCTGGACGAGCTGGCCGTCATGATCGAACAGGTCTTCCGCGACAAGGGCGCCGAGATCGACTGGCGCGCGCCCGACGACCTGGCCTTCCTGGGCGAACGCCAGGATTTGCAAGAGATCCTGGGCAATCTGATCGAGAACGCGGCCAAGTTCAGCACGCGCCGCGTCCGCGTCTCGGCGGGCCCCAGCGGCCTGGGCCAGATGATCGTGGTGGTCGAGGACGACGGCCCCGGCCTGCCCGCCGACCAGCGCGAGACGGTGATGAAACGCGGCGCCCGGCTGGACGAGAGCGCGCCGGGCTCGGGCCTGGGCCTGTCGATCGTCGAGGACCTGACGCGGGCCTATGGCGGGCGGCTGACCCTGGGCGACAGCGACATGGGCGGGCTGAAGGTGGTGCTGGAGCTGCCGGCGGCCCAAGCCGGTTAG
- a CDS encoding three-Cys-motif partner protein TcmP — protein sequence MSEIGEHEFGSLSTSLKLSMVQGYLQSYATLMRTKNFKLWYIDAFAGTGEITKRIAAEDTLAGHIPESLDRRKGSAQIAIDINPPFDRLIFMEQKPKHVAALEALKAKYPDRNITVHRGDANDLLKLAEDWNGWKSTRAVVFLDPYGLQVDWATLEAIARTKAMDIWYLVSLSGLYRQATKDPSDLCEVKRASLTRFLGTDAWEQAWYNSKAHRDLFGDDVVETKRTSDLAVLEDFVSARFRTIFPRVAGPKRLYNDQGAPMFSLFFLMANPSSAAWSAAKPIVEHLLKAR from the coding sequence GTGTCAGAAATTGGCGAACACGAATTCGGCAGTCTATCGACGAGCCTTAAGCTTTCGATGGTGCAGGGCTATTTGCAATCTTACGCGACGTTAATGCGAACCAAAAATTTCAAGCTTTGGTACATCGACGCATTCGCGGGGACGGGCGAAATTACTAAACGCATCGCGGCTGAGGATACCTTAGCTGGACACATTCCTGAATCATTGGATCGTCGAAAGGGATCGGCTCAGATCGCTATAGATATAAATCCACCTTTCGACCGCCTTATATTTATGGAGCAGAAGCCAAAACATGTGGCTGCCCTCGAAGCTCTAAAGGCAAAATATCCAGATCGAAATATAACGGTCCATAGGGGCGATGCTAATGACCTTTTAAAGCTCGCCGAAGACTGGAATGGTTGGAAGAGCACCCGTGCTGTGGTGTTTTTAGATCCATATGGTCTTCAAGTGGACTGGGCGACACTCGAGGCAATCGCCCGAACCAAGGCGATGGACATCTGGTATCTCGTGTCGCTGTCTGGTCTTTATCGTCAAGCTACGAAAGATCCGTCTGACCTTTGTGAGGTCAAGAGGGCTTCGCTCACTCGCTTCCTGGGCACCGACGCTTGGGAACAGGCTTGGTACAATTCGAAGGCTCATCGGGACTTATTTGGCGATGACGTCGTCGAGACAAAGCGCACAAGCGATCTTGCCGTTTTGGAAGATTTCGTATCTGCGCGCTTCAGAACGATCTTCCCTAGGGTTGCGGGTCCCAAACGGCTTTACAACGACCAAGGAGCTCCAATGTTTTCGCTCTTTTTCTTGATGGCGAATCCAAGCTCAGCCGCATGGAGCGCAGCTAAGCCGATAGTCGAACATTTATTGAAGGCTAGGTAG
- a CDS encoding PepSY domain-containing protein, which produces MFSKSASLIVAVATLALAPVLTPAASAQSRDERQQTQPQPQPRQPRVSPDEARRRGGEAVGGRPIDTRPRGDGDYSVLVERDGRVREVVVDGQTGRTRDGGSNNNQRPRPD; this is translated from the coding sequence ATGTTCAGCAAGTCAGCCAGTTTGATCGTCGCCGTCGCGACCCTGGCCCTCGCTCCGGTCCTTACTCCGGCGGCGAGCGCACAGTCGCGCGACGAACGCCAGCAGACCCAACCTCAGCCTCAGCCGCGCCAGCCGCGCGTCAGTCCGGACGAGGCGCGTCGCCGTGGCGGCGAAGCCGTCGGGGGGCGCCCCATCGACACCCGCCCGCGCGGCGACGGCGACTACTCCGTCCTGGTGGAACGCGACGGTCGCGTCCGCGAGGTCGTGGTCGACGGTCAGACCGGCCGCACGCGCGACGGCGGCTCCAACAACAACCAGCGTCCCAGGCCAGACTGA